The Eupeodes corollae chromosome X, idEupCoro1.1, whole genome shotgun sequence DNA window aaattagcTCTCGTCTGTCCACaatatacagggttatccatttttcgtcttcaaaataaaacacttataGAATAAGTTGTCttcataaattttcttttttattataaagtttgaacgttgataTTATGTGTGAATCACTACATTATTTTAATGAccatcaaacaaaattgttggaagcaaaaaattggtttgacaACTTAGtgtgacagatgtcgaattccagtccgtaaaatggataactcgttaaaaattaaattagttgaaGTTGCTTCCGAACTTAGTTCGTAAGATACAACGTACAAAGTTTCTTATTATctccaaaagaaaatttatttaaagtcgatatctcagtTGGTTCTTGAGATGTGGCTGTGGCGACAAAAAAGGTATCCCAAACATACGGGGGCATAAAGACCATTTCTCAgccacacgcacacacagacatttCTCTGGAAACCTTtcaatttaattcgaaaaatcggatccattacattagcttcctatgggaagttaactagAGTTAGTTTACATAATCAACAATCTTGTCAAATTCTAATTTACTTCCAAAAACCTTATGCTGActcttaattttgaattattaggATGGCTCTGAATTAAATCAGAGCTCTCTAATCTTATATTGTAATTAATCCAATTTGACCTAAAAGATGATTAGGTCTAAATCTATTAGTTATCAATCTATTTCACTGTAAACTTAGCAAATCAGATATAAAATTCTGCAAAtatcttttattcttttcttctttataaTGGGTTTTAAAGCTCACAACCTTAATAGAAATCGTTTAAGTAAGAACTGAAACCCCCATTAATGGTTTTACTTTCCTCATACTCATATATTTTGTCGTTATATTATtaccaatattttataaatataaatatacatatacatttatcaatgtattttttaaagctgaactatattaaaaaaagataactcTTAGTAAGATATTAAAATGATATATATTGCTTACAGATTGAATTGGTTAATAACCTTGGTATCTTAAAAGCTCGTAGAATACTTAACTGTGAGAAACGCAAGAGCTatcattttgaaattgttgCCATATTCTGTGATAGTACACATTCAGCAAGTGCAACCGTTCATATTTCTGTGATTGATATCAATGAATATGCACCGACATTTCTGCAGCCATCATATGTAACAGAAGTAGACGAAGGTCGTTTGTATAAGGAAATAATACGAGTTGAGGCAACAGATAAAGATTGTACACCTCTTTTCGGTGATGTTTGCAAATATGAAATTCTTAACAACGATCAGCCTTTTACAATCGATAATGAAGGTTCGATCAAAAATACAGATCCTTTGTCACATAAAGTATCGCATAATCATATACTGTCTGTGGTGGCATATGATTGTGCCATGAAGGAATCAGCACCAATAATGGTTAGCATTAAAGTGCGGAGGGTATGTGAAGCACGTTTGGTTGGAATACCCGAGCGTATCGATTATACGGTAAGtaattattgaatttcaattgaAGAGCAGATTATATTTGAAATaccatttgttttttgtttgtataccgAATCTAGGCCAGTTCCATAGAATCGCTTTCCTTATTCCCAAATGCCCGTTTTGAGTTGTGCGATATGTATTGCAATGGTGAAGGCATGGGCATTCGAACGTCGATTGCTTTAAAGgtaagaaaatgaaaatcgaatcataaaacgaatcaaatgacattttgtttttgcagaCGAAGCACATATCTTTTGGCTGCGATCGTGACATAACAAACTGCACACCCGGCTACACGCTGGTCGATCTTCTTCCCCGTGGTACAGAATGGACAAAAGATCTGAGTTATGATGAGGGCTTTGAGCCAGTTTTCCATTTTGATGGCTCATCAGGTGTTGTTGTGCCAGATAGCTTGGTGCAGCGGCATGATTTTGCATCGCGGCCATTCAGTATTGTGACTATATTCAGACATTTCAGCCTGTCGACATCTAATAAACATGCCAAAGAGCATATAGTGTGCAGTGCCGATGATCACAGTAAGTCTTGGGTACAAATTTTAGCTAATCAAACAACTAATCTATTATTCCATGATATTCTCATAGAAATGAATCGGCATCATATGGCCCTGTTTGTTCGGAATTGTCGGTTGATTTTACTTTTGCGCAAGAATTTCAATGAAGGCGATTTAAACATATTCAGTCCAGCTGAATGGCGCTGGAAGATACCACAAGTGTGTGACAACGAATGGCATCATTATGTGCTCAATGTTGACCAATCCAAGGTCGAACTTTATATTGATGgttcgaaatttgaaaattcggTCGAAGACCGTCATAGCAATCCAGAGGTTATTGACGATTGGCCTTTGCATGCGGCACATGGTGTAAATACTACATTAACTGTTGGCGCATGTTATCAGAGTTCAGAAAATCGTCTTAAACACGGGTTCACGGGTGACATTTCCGAAATCAAGTTATCATTGAATAAGGTACTTTCCAGTGAGGATGTGAAGTGTGGTACCAATTGCGCTGAACATCTTGTACCTCCTCCCGAAAAGTTGCTCGAAGCCGATCAGCAAGTACAATCGAATTCTCAACTTAATGAAATCTATATTGAAGGCAGCAACAAAGAAAACATCGAAAGTCTATTGCAGAAAATTCAATACATCAACTCGAAACAGAACCCAACAATTGGCAGAAGAAATATAGAGGTACGAACAACAATTATGTGCATTAATCAAAGTGCAATTCGTTTGCCTACCGTTGAGACCTACATTATGGTAAATGAACCTAACTCTATGGTTGCCGCTGCTGCCTCGACCAAAGATCTCCCAGAACTTCAAAAGATTATCAGCACTAGTAGTAGTGCTAGTTCAAATTCAGGAATTGCATCCAGCACTGAAGAGCAACAAAAACCATTTTCAGAAGAGGACAAATCTAAGATTGTTATTACTGGTAACTCAAACCATCTAGTGTCGTATCCGGAAATAAAGCAAGGCGTTCGAATTTTGGGGAATATAAATATAACCATTATGACCGGGGGTCATATTCTTCATAATATGCAGAGCCTTGACTCATGTAGTGTAATTGTTTTTCCTAGCTTGAATCCCGACCACGAAGAGATCGAAGTTGATGGTGATGAATCACTCTCTTCAACTTTAGAcatcaaaacaaacattaataaaGATGGCGTCGAAATGATTGGCTACGATACaacatcaaattatttagacGTTTTGAAAGCCCTAGTTTATAGCAACAAAAAGCCAGCTTATTATTTAAATAGGGTTTTCAAACTATCATGTTCACAATTGAATTCACAATTCAAGAGCGCCGAATTTACACTCACACTTACTGTATTACATCCGAAGCAGAGTATTACAACAACGACGCCGGCACCAAATAATCTTGCCATGCAACCACTTCAACAGCAATATGGTAAgtattacaaataaaatgattGGCAAGCAATTACTAAAAATGCCAACGCTTTTCTGTTTAACGACAAAgttttagatgaaaaaaaaattgataacgtcataatataagttttgcttcaatattttttttgtatttttaagattCCAATATGTTTGCACATGCAATGATTCATTCGCACGATGTCCAAGAGCCCAAATCTCGGGTGCATGCCATAACGCACCACAGTAAGTTatggttttttaaatgaaattgttcgTGTCTTAATTTAATCACTTTTCAGCAGCTAATTCTCATCCAACAATGTTGATCATCCTTATATGCGTGTTTTTCGTCATCCTTCTCTGTGGAGTATCAATTGCGCGCATGAGGAACAGCAATCATAAATATATTGATAGGCACCAGCCTTGTCCTAAGGTAGGTTAAAATGTTGTGTGttagatttatatttaattgagaGATAATTTATACAGTCAAAAGTTGATCCCGAGGCAATTATTACTTTAGTTATAATCTCACACTGATATTCGCATGACAAGCAAACACTTTTTCTAGTACCCGTggagtgatggttagtgtgttggactgtcatgcctgAGGTTTTGCGTTCGATCCCTgccaccacctaatttatttaagcaAACGGATTTGCTGATCAAGTTAATATTTaggatatttaaaacaaaaaataaccttaTATCTTTATGTTAACATAACAAAATCCATGTTTAATACGTTAGCTTCgttgaaaaagtttattaagGTGATGCTATTTATGTTGATTGTGGTGAGAAATGAGGAAATTGTTCCATTTAAGGGCAGGATTAAGATTTTGAGCTTAAGGGATTTGAGCGTTGTTTTCAGAtaattccaataaataaataaggtatggtcaatttacttaaaattaaggaTTGTGTAATGATACTCGGGATGGTAAagtgtacattaaatttttacttgAAAGATAACTTGACGATATTTTAAGCTCAAGTAGCAAAACTCTTTTACATAGTTCTGTTTAGTGGGGtttccaattatatttaaaattaagccTTAACATAGTATTTTTAAGCTACTTACGTGTTCTATATTAacaattggcgtttttcttttttagttcagagctgagctctgagcagagtctgagcgagcagagtagagtagagttctgagcagagtatgttcagagctctctgatttaattatgaaacaacttgagcactaaactgtcatgattttaaatgtctTCTGTTTGAAGGCattcaacattttctttaatcaaattaattaataaaacagtcatagagttggtccatttgactcctgaaataaatttgatttataaaaatgctatatgcaattaattttttctaaattatctttccttctaAAGCGACTACCTTCTTCcgcaatttttattgttttgacgataattttttaatttcccggctttcaaatatcaaattgtttgtgttcaacattttactccgtttactctgttattttattttgagctcacagagcgtgctc harbors:
- the LOC129953314 gene encoding calsyntenin-1 isoform X2 is translated as MWKFLQIYQFFTILNLFLNYGLTSGKFTNENDDDYLSQKEHVLEKSYHGLIRENETIVEITPLIKVDEEKICDFRILKKPYHEIPFQIELVNNLGILKARRILNCEKRKSYHFEIVAIFCDSTHSASATVHISVIDINEYAPTFLQPSYVTEVDEGRLYKEIIRVEATDKDCTPLFGDVCKYEILNNDQPFTIDNEGSIKNTDPLSHKVSHNHILSVVAYDCAMKESAPIMVSIKVRRVCEARLVGIPERIDYTASSIESLSLFPNARFELCDMYCNGEGMGIRTSIALKTKHISFGCDRDITNCTPGYTLVDLLPRGTEWTKDLSYDEGFEPVFHFDGSSGVVVPDSLVQRHDFASRPFSIVTIFRHFSLSTSNKHAKEHIVCSADDHKMNRHHMALFVRNCRLILLLRKNFNEGDLNIFSPAEWRWKIPQVCDNEWHHYVLNVDQSKVELYIDGSKFENSVEDRHSNPEVIDDWPLHAAHGVNTTLTVGACYQSSENRLKHGFTGDISEIKLSLNKVLSSEDVKCGTNCAEHLVPPPEKLLEADQQVQSNSQLNEIYIEGSNKENIESLLQKIQYINSKQNPTIGRRNIEVRTTIMCINQSAIRLPTVETYIMVNEPNSMVAAAASTKDLPELQKIISTSSSASSNSGIASSTEEQQKPFSEEDKSKIVITGNSNHLVSYPEIKQGVRILGNINITIMTGGHILHNMQSLDSCSVIVFPSLNPDHEEIEVDGDESLSSTLDIKTNINKDGVEMIGYDTTSNYLDVLKALVYSNKKPAYYLNRVFKLSCSQLNSQFKSAEFTLTLTVLHPKQSITTTTPAPNNLAMQPLQQQYDSNMFAHAMIHSHDVQEPKSRVHAITHHTNSHPTMLIILICVFFVILLCGVSIARMRNSNHKYIDRHQPCPKITDESLVWDDSALTITINPMQNDVISEDSSDSENSDSEDEEVVNGKYQNVSQLEWDNSTM
- the LOC129953314 gene encoding calsyntenin-1 isoform X1, which produces MWKFLQIYQFFTILNLFLNYGLTSGKFTNENDDDYLSQKEHVLEKSYHGLIRENETIVEITPLIKVDEEKICDFRILKKPYHEIPFQIELVNNLGILKARRILNCEKRKSYHFEIVAIFCDSTHSASATVHISVIDINEYAPTFLQPSYVTEVDEGRLYKEIIRVEATDKDCTPLFGDVCKYEILNNDQPFTIDNEGSIKNTDPLSHKVSHNHILSVVAYDCAMKESAPIMVSIKVRRVCEARLVGIPERIDYTASSIESLSLFPNARFELCDMYCNGEGMGIRTSIALKTKHISFGCDRDITNCTPGYTLVDLLPRGTEWTKDLSYDEGFEPVFHFDGSSGVVVPDSLVQRHDFASRPFSIVTIFRHFSLSTSNKHAKEHIVCSADDHKMNRHHMALFVRNCRLILLLRKNFNEGDLNIFSPAEWRWKIPQVCDNEWHHYVLNVDQSKVELYIDGSKFENSVEDRHSNPEVIDDWPLHAAHGVNTTLTVGACYQSSENRLKHGFTGDISEIKLSLNKVLSSEDVKCGTNCAEHLVPPPEKLLEADQQVQSNSQLNEIYIEGSNKENIESLLQKIQYINSKQNPTIGRRNIEVRTTIMCINQSAIRLPTVETYIMVNEPNSMVAAAASTKDLPELQKIISTSSSASSNSGIASSTEEQQKPFSEEDKSKIVITGNSNHLVSYPEIKQGVRILGNINITIMTGGHILHNMQSLDSCSVIVFPSLNPDHEEIEVDGDESLSSTLDIKTNINKDGVEMIGYDTTSNYLDVLKALVYSNKKPAYYLNRVFKLSCSQLNSQFKSAEFTLTLTVLHPKQSITTTTPAPNNLAMQPLQQQYDSNMFAHAMIHSHDVQEPKSRVHAITHHTANSHPTMLIILICVFFVILLCGVSIARMRNSNHKYIDRHQPCPKITDESLVWDDSALTITINPMQNDVISEDSSDSENSDSEDEEVVNGKYQNVSQLEWDNSTM